A stretch of the Bacillus anthracis str. Vollum genome encodes the following:
- a CDS encoding PLP-dependent aminotransferase family protein, with protein sequence MKIVLRKESNIPYYKQIYMQIVERIQSGMLSHGDSLPSLRSMAEDLQINLLTVRKAYKHLEKKEYIRIEQGKGAYIHKHVKKDSKPIPYKWQQTKTINVMRSQYAMNQHRKYYDFSQAILYPRLLPNPFLADEMHKILNKDKMILATYGPVQGDYELRVEIANYLNEHQKLVTDPSQLLITSGAQQGIDLIAQTLLKPGDIVLVESPCYSAALDIFINKGAQIIPVSLDNHGVRSDLIDDICQSKNPVLLYTNPTFQNPTGTVMSKERRMELIELAELYEFFIIEDDSFGEIYFEDAIVPPPIKNFDTNGHVLYIKGFSKTLAPGLRIASLIADGPIFAWLYAVKGSMDIGSPLLTQKALLPFLRAERMKHHLEKLRTALQIRRDITIDMLSPLKEIQFEIPDGGFNLWITLPNSIDPFTLLQKANEVDVSFLPGTACLLHNDINNNQFRISYSMLNEKDMLIGLEKLHDTIRKFKL encoded by the coding sequence ATGAAGATTGTACTGCGTAAAGAATCCAACATACCGTATTACAAGCAAATATATATGCAAATCGTTGAAAGAATACAAAGTGGCATGCTTTCGCATGGTGACTCACTTCCATCTTTACGCTCTATGGCCGAAGATTTACAGATTAACCTATTAACTGTTCGTAAGGCGTATAAACATCTGGAAAAGAAAGAATATATACGCATTGAACAAGGTAAAGGTGCTTATATACATAAACATGTAAAAAAAGATTCTAAACCAATTCCGTATAAATGGCAACAAACGAAAACGATTAATGTTATGCGATCTCAATATGCAATGAATCAGCACCGGAAATATTACGATTTTTCACAAGCGATTTTGTATCCTCGTCTATTGCCAAATCCATTCTTGGCAGACGAAATGCATAAAATACTTAATAAAGACAAGATGATTCTAGCAACATATGGACCAGTTCAAGGAGATTATGAACTACGAGTTGAAATAGCAAATTACTTAAATGAACATCAAAAATTAGTGACAGACCCATCCCAGTTATTAATTACAAGCGGCGCACAACAAGGAATTGATTTAATTGCTCAAACACTATTAAAACCTGGTGATATTGTGTTAGTGGAAAGTCCGTGTTATAGTGCTGCGCTTGATATTTTCATCAATAAAGGAGCTCAAATTATACCTGTTTCTCTAGATAATCATGGGGTTCGATCCGATTTAATCGATGATATTTGTCAAAGTAAAAATCCCGTTTTATTGTATACGAATCCAACTTTCCAGAACCCGACAGGTACAGTAATGAGTAAAGAACGAAGAATGGAACTTATAGAACTAGCGGAGCTATATGAGTTTTTTATAATTGAAGATGATTCTTTCGGAGAAATATATTTTGAAGATGCTATTGTTCCCCCTCCTATCAAAAATTTTGATACAAACGGACACGTACTATATATAAAAGGATTTAGTAAAACGTTAGCACCAGGACTGCGTATCGCATCTCTTATTGCCGATGGTCCTATTTTCGCATGGTTATATGCCGTAAAAGGTTCGATGGATATCGGTAGCCCTTTATTAACACAAAAAGCACTTCTACCGTTTTTACGTGCAGAACGTATGAAACATCATTTAGAAAAATTACGTACAGCTTTACAAATTAGACGTGATATAACGATTGATATGTTATCACCACTTAAAGAAATACAATTTGAAATACCTGATGGTGGCTTTAATTTATGGATTACTCTTCCTAATTCGATAGATCCCTTTACCTTATTACAAAAAGCAAATGAAGTAGATGTTTCTTTTTTACCAGGAACAGCTTGTCTATTACATAACGATATAAACAATAACCAATTCAGGATTAGCTATTCTATGTTAAATGAAAAAGATATGTTGATTGGTTTAGAGAAATTACATGACACAATACGAAAATTTAAGCTATAA
- a CDS encoding alpha/beta fold hydrolase, translating to MTEKIFKINGIDICTESFGNPKNPAILLIMGATCSMIYWDEEFCERLANSGKFVIRFDNRDVGRSVAYEPGTSNYTVTDMAEDAIGVLDAYHINKAHLFGMSLGGMIAQIAAVKHPERVLTLTLLATSIIGSDNNTRDLPPMDERILTHHANGKHLDWTNENVVAEYLVSGSRLLCGSKRTFDEIRVYNQVKQEMERANNLLSMFNHALLQGDDAYEGVLHSIQAPTLVIHGTDDTALPFEHGLALIDEIPNSVLLTLEGAGHENHPDDWENIVHAVTEHTAKIIDK from the coding sequence ATGACTGAAAAGATATTTAAAATAAACGGGATTGATATATGTACAGAAAGCTTTGGGAATCCTAAAAACCCAGCTATTTTATTAATTATGGGTGCAACATGTTCAATGATTTATTGGGATGAAGAGTTTTGTGAACGATTGGCTAACAGTGGGAAATTTGTTATTCGTTTTGATAACCGTGATGTCGGACGCTCAGTCGCATATGAACCAGGAACTTCCAATTATACCGTTACAGATATGGCTGAAGATGCAATTGGGGTATTAGATGCTTATCATATTAATAAGGCGCATCTATTTGGTATGTCATTAGGTGGTATGATTGCTCAAATTGCTGCTGTAAAACATCCCGAAAGAGTTTTAACGTTAACATTACTAGCTACAAGTATCATAGGATCTGACAATAATACGCGCGATTTACCACCGATGGATGAAAGAATTTTAACACATCACGCAAATGGCAAGCATTTAGATTGGACAAATGAAAATGTTGTAGCAGAATATTTAGTTTCAGGGTCCCGTCTATTATGTGGGTCAAAACGAACATTTGATGAAATAAGAGTCTATAATCAAGTCAAACAAGAAATGGAACGAGCTAACAATCTATTAAGCATGTTTAATCACGCTTTACTTCAAGGCGATGATGCATATGAAGGGGTGCTTCACTCCATACAAGCACCTACATTAGTCATTCACGGAACAGACGATACCGCGCTCCCTTTTGAACATGGTCTCGCACTTATTGATGAAATTCCTAACTCAGTTCTATTAACCCTTGAAGGCGCAGGACATGAAAATCATCCTGATGACTGGGAAAACATAGTTCATGCTGTTACTGAACATACAGCTAAAATAATAGATAAATAA
- a CDS encoding ParM/StbA family protein, with the protein MSILLKAGADAGNNGLKLMVKGQDPIFIPSIYALYIGEPTGLLDEGDVSLSELENHIDVTISSPSLMLNNVRYIVGEKVIQDQLKGTEVEKKSNKSTDELMVITILSGLAVSAMRQSPTSSHINIRYDLSVALPMQLITQEIAAENAKRYMGNHKVVFHYPNGRDVTINISIEYCKCLPEGASGTWGIVYDEEGNVVKHKIECEQNKVSEIDFVDKTLLSFDIGAGTTEEVVSLGVNFRPQLSKGLSYGVKETLLQIITRWNRKYPTKTIDSITEFNQIYLNDKHPRNALLVEESQPALLGLAARVATDIINKIDDMKDDPYVFIYGGGAVIIKNSLKMILKQKGRLTNVIFVDNPLFTNARGLLVYTCSPKYREHKQKELGFTNLTIS; encoded by the coding sequence ATGTCTATTCTTTTAAAAGCTGGTGCTGATGCAGGAAATAATGGTTTGAAGTTAATGGTGAAAGGGCAAGATCCTATTTTTATTCCGAGTATATATGCTTTATATATAGGAGAGCCTACAGGACTCTTAGATGAGGGAGATGTTTCATTATCTGAATTAGAAAATCACATTGACGTGACCATTAGTTCTCCATCGTTAATGTTAAATAATGTGCGGTATATCGTTGGAGAAAAAGTCATTCAAGATCAATTAAAAGGTACTGAAGTTGAGAAGAAATCGAATAAGTCAACTGATGAGTTAATGGTTATTACAATTCTATCTGGTTTAGCCGTAAGTGCTATGCGTCAAAGCCCAACTTCTAGCCATATTAATATTCGATATGATTTATCTGTTGCTCTTCCTATGCAACTTATTACGCAAGAAATAGCTGCGGAAAATGCGAAACGTTATATGGGGAATCATAAGGTTGTGTTCCATTATCCAAACGGACGTGATGTTACAATTAATATTTCAATCGAATATTGCAAATGTCTACCTGAGGGTGCTTCTGGGACGTGGGGCATTGTATATGATGAAGAAGGAAATGTTGTGAAACATAAAATAGAATGTGAACAAAATAAAGTTTCAGAAATTGATTTTGTTGATAAAACACTATTATCTTTTGATATTGGAGCAGGGACGACAGAAGAAGTCGTTTCACTAGGCGTAAACTTTCGACCACAACTAAGTAAGGGCTTATCTTATGGTGTGAAAGAAACGTTACTACAAATTATTACGAGATGGAACCGGAAGTACCCAACGAAGACGATTGATAGCATTACAGAATTCAATCAAATTTATTTAAATGATAAACATCCTAGAAATGCATTATTAGTTGAGGAATCACAACCAGCTTTATTAGGTTTAGCAGCGCGCGTTGCAACGGATATTATAAACAAAATTGATGATATGAAAGATGATCCGTACGTATTTATTTACGGTGGGGGCGCAGTTATCATAAAAAATAGCCTGAAAATGATTTTAAAACAAAAAGGACGTTTAACCAATGTAATCTTTGTAGATAATCCATTATTTACAAACGCACGTGGATTATTAGTCTACACTTGTTCACCAAAATATAGAGAGCATAAGCAAAAAGAGTTAGGATTTACAAACTTAACGATAAGTTAG
- a CDS encoding DUF1697 domain-containing protein, producing MTIYIALLRGINVGGHKIIKMADLKQAFESIGLKQVKTYIQSGNIVFKSEEDITFLKERIQSEIKNVFGFDVPVMLRTYAEFTNIIKICPYEADSLLEGESMHIAFLANELSKKEKDQLLIYKNMNEDCYIHEKVVYLFFKTSIRNSKLMNQFQKIHTPATVRNWRTVNKLKAIVESI from the coding sequence ATGACAATTTATATTGCATTACTAAGAGGAATCAATGTAGGCGGGCATAAGATAATCAAAATGGCTGATTTAAAACAAGCGTTTGAATCAATAGGGTTGAAACAAGTGAAAACATATATTCAAAGTGGGAATATCGTATTCAAATCTGAGGAAGATATAACATTTCTAAAGGAACGAATACAGTCTGAAATTAAAAATGTTTTTGGTTTTGATGTTCCGGTTATGTTAAGAACATATGCTGAATTTACAAACATTATAAAAATATGCCCTTATGAAGCTGATTCATTGCTAGAAGGGGAAAGTATGCATATTGCCTTCTTAGCAAATGAACTTTCTAAAAAAGAAAAAGATCAGTTGCTTATATATAAAAATATGAATGAAGATTGTTATATACATGAAAAAGTTGTGTATTTATTTTTCAAAACTAGCATTCGAAATTCTAAATTAATGAACCAGTTTCAGAAGATACATACACCAGCTACAGTAAGAAATTGGAGGACTGTGAATAAATTAAAAGCGATTGTAGAGAGTATATAA
- a CDS encoding aromatic acid exporter family protein yields MNQVRKWNIIGGRVIKTGIAVFLTVLVCEFFNIPTIFAVITAIVTIEPTATDSIKKGLVRFPASTIGSAYAMTFTFFLGHQALSYALAAMFTIVTCQKLRLHAGTLVATLTAVAMIPITADHYFTAFLIRLATTSTGIIVSTVVNFFILPPHYVKTISGCTEELFVKTANIMEEWLTALMDGKVIIKETTYNLSKLTVLLHKAVQFVQYEQKDWKYHRHTKKEMRSFLLVQKQLHLLQQIIYHIDNLARAPIETCDWSQNEKEILRRTIHSIISILRNHCEEIDEEHFKLIDELDKQFWTNKNDLAHCKPNQYHHHFSSKSIILFEVLSIHDMLEELKQIFEKYESENQLNCSVH; encoded by the coding sequence ATGAATCAAGTTAGAAAATGGAATATTATTGGTGGAAGGGTGATAAAAACAGGAATTGCGGTTTTTCTTACAGTTCTAGTTTGCGAATTTTTCAATATACCAACTATTTTTGCTGTTATTACGGCAATTGTAACGATTGAACCAACAGCAACGGATTCTATAAAAAAAGGACTAGTTCGTTTTCCAGCTTCAACAATTGGATCGGCGTATGCAATGACTTTCACATTTTTCCTAGGTCATCAGGCTCTTTCTTATGCGTTAGCGGCAATGTTTACAATCGTTACATGTCAAAAACTAAGGCTACACGCTGGAACGTTAGTCGCAACTTTAACTGCTGTTGCAATGATTCCCATTACGGCAGATCATTATTTTACTGCATTTTTAATTCGATTAGCTACTACATCTACTGGTATTATAGTGTCTACTGTAGTCAATTTTTTTATTTTGCCACCACACTATGTTAAAACAATTTCGGGATGTACAGAGGAGCTATTTGTTAAAACGGCAAATATTATGGAGGAATGGCTTACTGCGTTAATGGATGGGAAAGTTATAATAAAGGAGACAACCTATAATCTTTCTAAATTAACTGTATTATTACATAAAGCAGTACAATTTGTTCAATATGAGCAAAAAGATTGGAAATACCATCGACATACAAAAAAAGAAATGAGAAGCTTTTTACTTGTACAAAAGCAACTTCATTTATTACAGCAAATTATTTATCATATAGATAATTTAGCTCGAGCACCAATTGAAACATGTGATTGGTCACAAAATGAAAAAGAAATTTTGCGACGAACAATTCATTCTATAATTTCTATATTAAGAAATCATTGTGAAGAAATAGATGAGGAACATTTTAAACTGATTGATGAATTAGATAAGCAATTTTGGACTAATAAAAATGATTTAGCACATTGTAAACCGAATCAATATCATCATCATTTTTCAAGCAAATCTATCATTTTATTTGAGGTATTATCTATACATGATATGTTAGAGGAATTAAAACAAATATTCGAGAAATATGAGAGTGAAAATCAACTTAATTGCTCAGTTCATTAA
- a CDS encoding GNAT family N-acetyltransferase: MNIHTGEIQLVPYKEEYKEVIETFTLPSEQVQFTSDPAELLKKAKNDRTKNVIVILDYNGVPVGLFALQTGDRVQEFTENESALLLTSFSINHNRQRKGYAKKSLALLQEFVQRYFPIKNEVVLAVNEKNIPAQNLYEKVGFQDKGLRRMGPIGQQIIMHLPIMK; encoded by the coding sequence ATGAACATACATACAGGGGAGATTCAATTAGTTCCGTATAAAGAGGAATATAAAGAAGTTATAGAAACATTTACTTTACCAAGTGAACAAGTTCAATTTACGTCGGACCCAGCTGAACTATTGAAAAAAGCAAAAAATGATCGTACAAAAAATGTCATTGTTATTTTAGATTACAATGGGGTACCTGTTGGTCTTTTTGCATTGCAAACAGGAGATAGAGTACAGGAATTCACAGAAAATGAAAGCGCTTTACTTTTAACTTCGTTTTCTATAAATCACAATAGACAAAGGAAAGGATATGCTAAAAAATCACTGGCATTATTACAAGAGTTTGTACAACGTTATTTTCCGATAAAAAATGAAGTTGTACTTGCTGTGAATGAAAAAAATATTCCAGCACAAAATTTATATGAAAAAGTTGGTTTCCAAGATAAAGGGCTTAGAAGAATGGGACCAATTGGTCAACAAATTATAATGCATTTGCCTATTATGAAATAA
- a CDS encoding lipoprotein — protein MMKKSTLILCSLCLGFSMTACEQKKEVKKQTATSSTVMENQKKESININHFSNINEGMTYKEVKDLIGFEGDLLIEEGVEHSTQIKQIFAWKGSNPTALVEITFLDGKVHSKVQQGLS, from the coding sequence ATGATGAAAAAAAGCACATTAATATTATGTAGTTTATGCTTAGGTTTCAGTATGACAGCGTGTGAACAGAAGAAAGAAGTAAAAAAGCAAACAGCGACTTCTTCTACTGTGATGGAAAATCAGAAGAAAGAATCTATCAATATAAATCATTTTTCAAATATAAATGAAGGAATGACTTATAAAGAAGTAAAAGATTTAATTGGTTTTGAAGGGGATTTACTCATAGAAGAAGGTGTAGAACATTCTACACAAATTAAGCAAATTTTTGCTTGGAAGGGAAGCAATCCAACTGCATTAGTTGAAATTACCTTTTTAGATGGAAAAGTACATTCTAAAGTGCAGCAAGGCTTAAGTTAA
- a CDS encoding YhcN/YlaJ family sporulation lipoprotein — MKILIYILMVCFLITGCSIGKKDSPNEKSEQKNVSMKNVNYTNKSNKPNEKAADHLASLAASVPGVNDATAVVVGKYAIVGIDVKAKLDRTRVESIKYSVAESLKNDPDGANAVVVADVDTYERLKQIGKQIKKGKTGEGILDELAAIVGRVMPQVPNDMIENKETNPIQDNDKQLPKDEEQELRKEQNDQSNNHLNK; from the coding sequence ATGAAAATCTTAATATATATATTGATGGTTTGTTTTTTAATAACTGGATGTAGTATTGGAAAAAAGGATAGTCCAAACGAAAAGTCAGAGCAAAAAAATGTTTCGATGAAAAATGTCAATTATACGAATAAGTCAAATAAGCCAAATGAAAAAGCAGCGGATCATCTAGCATCTTTAGCAGCAAGTGTGCCAGGTGTGAATGATGCGACAGCGGTAGTAGTTGGGAAATATGCTATCGTAGGAATTGATGTAAAAGCGAAACTTGATCGAACTCGTGTTGAATCCATTAAATACTCTGTTGCAGAAAGTTTGAAAAACGATCCTGATGGTGCTAATGCGGTTGTTGTAGCAGATGTTGATACGTACGAACGACTGAAACAAATTGGAAAGCAAATTAAAAAAGGAAAAACAGGCGAAGGTATACTGGATGAGTTAGCAGCAATTGTTGGCCGTGTAATGCCACAAGTTCCAAATGACATGATTGAAAATAAAGAAACGAATCCAATTCAAGATAATGATAAACAATTACCAAAAGATGAAGAACAAGAACTAAGAAAAGAACAGAATGATCAATCAAATAATCATTTGAATAAATAA
- the ypeB gene encoding germination protein YpeB — protein MLRGIIIVLLTIGVVGTGYWGYKEHQEKNAVLIRAENSYQRAFHDLAYEVDLLHDKIGTTLAMNSRASLSPALADVWRLTSEARSDVGQLPLTLMPFNKTEEFLANIGDFSYRAAIRDLEKEPLNDQEYKTLQTLYSNAGNIQDELRKVQHLVLKNNLRWMDVEMALASNRDPADNTIIDGLKTVEKNVTSYSSTNFGPTFTSAQKNKKGGFEAEGKAISKDEAGKIAKSFLNLKGNEKVEVEKSGKGAKESFYSVKIKDEATNNEFYMDITGKGGYPIWVMNNREIKEQKISLNDAGSKGLKFLKDHKFNNMELYDSSQYDNVGVFTYVVNVNGVRIYPEAIQMKIALDDGSIVGFSAKEYLASHQKRTVPSAKLTAAEARKKINPDVKVMEERKAVVVNDLHNEVLCYEFVGTLGKDTYQIFINANSGAEEKVKKMQAVEKIYD, from the coding sequence ATGTTACGAGGTATTATAATCGTATTATTAACAATCGGTGTAGTCGGCACAGGGTACTGGGGCTATAAAGAGCATCAAGAGAAGAATGCAGTATTAATTCGGGCAGAAAATAGCTATCAACGTGCGTTTCACGATTTAGCGTACGAGGTAGATTTATTACACGATAAAATTGGTACAACGCTTGCGATGAATTCACGTGCATCTTTATCACCTGCATTAGCAGATGTATGGAGATTAACATCTGAAGCTCGTTCAGATGTAGGGCAACTTCCTTTAACATTAATGCCTTTTAATAAAACGGAAGAATTTTTAGCGAATATCGGTGATTTTAGTTACCGTGCAGCTATTCGTGATCTAGAAAAAGAGCCGTTAAATGATCAAGAATACAAAACGTTGCAAACTTTATACTCAAATGCCGGAAATATACAAGATGAACTAAGAAAAGTGCAACATCTTGTTTTGAAAAACAATTTACGCTGGATGGATGTTGAGATGGCACTCGCATCCAATCGTGATCCTGCCGACAATACAATTATTGACGGACTAAAGACAGTAGAAAAAAATGTAACATCGTATTCATCTACAAACTTCGGACCTACCTTTACAAGTGCACAAAAAAATAAAAAAGGTGGATTTGAAGCAGAAGGAAAAGCAATTTCAAAAGATGAAGCGGGGAAAATCGCAAAATCGTTCTTGAATTTAAAAGGAAATGAAAAAGTAGAAGTTGAGAAAAGTGGAAAAGGTGCAAAAGAATCTTTCTATAGTGTGAAAATTAAAGATGAAGCAACGAATAATGAGTTTTATATGGATATTACCGGAAAAGGCGGATATCCAATTTGGGTTATGAATAATCGAGAAATTAAAGAACAGAAGATTAGTTTAAATGACGCAGGAAGTAAAGGTTTGAAATTCTTAAAGGACCATAAGTTTAATAATATGGAGCTTTATGATAGCTCACAATATGATAATGTTGGAGTATTTACGTATGTAGTAAATGTGAATGGCGTACGAATTTATCCTGAAGCAATTCAAATGAAAATTGCTTTAGATGACGGTTCTATCGTTGGATTCTCCGCAAAAGAATATTTAGCGTCACATCAAAAACGAACAGTTCCATCAGCAAAACTAACTGCAGCAGAAGCAAGAAAGAAAATCAATCCAGATGTGAAAGTTATGGAAGAACGTAAAGCTGTCGTAGTAAATGATCTGCATAATGAAGTACTTTGCTATGAATTTGTAGGTACGTTAGGGAAAGATACGTACCAAATCTTCATTAATGCAAATAGCGGAGCAGAAGAAAAAGTGAAGAAAATGCAGGCTGTTGAAAAAATTTATGATTAA
- the sleB gene encoding spore cortex-lytic enzyme — protein MRQKAIFKIAVLLAFIGLSLMVSSIQLKNVEAFSNQVIQRGASGEDVIELQSRLKYNGFYTGKVDGVFGWGTYWALRNFQEKFGLPVDGLAGAKTKQMLVKATKYDKSTANKGNSGGTAQENKPSQNKGTNVPNGYSQNDIQLMANAVYGESRGEPYLGQVAVAAVILNRVTSASFPNTVSGVIFEPRAFTAVADGQIYLTPNETAKKAVLDAINGWDPTGNALYYFNPDTATSKWIWTRPQIKKIGKHIFCK, from the coding sequence ATGCGCCAAAAAGCTATTTTTAAAATAGCAGTTTTACTTGCGTTCATAGGACTATCTTTAATGGTCAGTAGTATACAACTAAAAAATGTAGAAGCCTTTTCTAATCAAGTCATTCAAAGGGGAGCATCGGGCGAAGATGTTATTGAACTGCAATCTCGTTTGAAATATAACGGATTTTATACGGGAAAAGTGGATGGTGTTTTCGGATGGGGTACATACTGGGCACTTCGAAATTTTCAAGAGAAATTTGGATTACCTGTTGATGGTTTAGCTGGAGCTAAAACGAAGCAAATGCTCGTGAAGGCAACGAAGTATGATAAGTCAACTGCTAATAAAGGAAATAGTGGTGGTACAGCACAAGAAAATAAACCATCTCAAAATAAAGGGACAAATGTTCCAAATGGTTATTCTCAAAATGATATTCAGCTCATGGCAAACGCAGTATATGGAGAGTCTCGTGGTGAGCCGTACTTAGGACAAGTTGCGGTAGCTGCGGTTATTTTAAATCGCGTTACAAGTGCATCATTTCCAAATACCGTTTCGGGTGTAATCTTTGAGCCAAGAGCATTTACAGCGGTAGCAGACGGACAGATATATTTAACGCCAAATGAAACAGCGAAAAAGGCTGTATTAGATGCAATTAATGGATGGGATCCAACAGGAAACGCATTGTACTACTTCAATCCAGATACTGCAACAAGTAAATGGATTTGGACTCGTCCACAAATTAAAAAGATCGGGAAACATATTTTCTGTAAATAG
- a CDS encoding YqzG/YhdC family protein, with protein MRKLLKRVGLVILLLTTCSNIYTGSSIVHAQPPYAKWGKLAVEKTKEQYPKAEIIDYLHIGRKPKTVQITVEKFKLWLREDGKEYGVFVDVEFETKSEKFIKVSFQKTSR; from the coding sequence ATGAGGAAATTGTTAAAGCGTGTCGGACTGGTCATTCTGCTCCTAACAACATGTTCAAATATATATACCGGCTCATCAATTGTTCATGCGCAGCCGCCGTATGCGAAATGGGGTAAACTTGCTGTAGAAAAGACGAAAGAACAATACCCAAAAGCAGAGATTATTGATTACCTTCATATAGGTAGAAAACCGAAAACCGTTCAAATAACAGTTGAAAAATTCAAATTATGGTTACGTGAGGACGGAAAAGAATACGGTGTTTTTGTTGATGTAGAATTTGAGACGAAGTCTGAGAAATTTATAAAGGTGTCGTTCCAGAAGACGAGTAGATAA
- a CDS encoding serine hydrolase domain-containing protein: MDFKQLENKFEKKKVNTFLVYQKGELTTEYYKTPECANNLYKINSITKSIVSILIGIAIDKGYINDIHTPITEWIENVSEEKQDLTLYHLLTMTTGEDWKEFGNGVVFPNDFVESDNWVQYILEKPMIEEPATKMNYNSGSSHLLSYIIQKATGMPTEQFAKKYVFDPLEITEYEWQQDPQGIHVGGFGMKMKSKDLLKLGILCLQNGYWQENEIISSKWLEESSTALFETYEHVGAYGYHWWVLNNERFHIPYCMYFAMGYSGQYIIIIPQLELVAVISSHMPKRGLVPLKLFIEHIQENCNFQQGHK; this comes from the coding sequence TTGGATTTCAAGCAGCTAGAAAATAAATTTGAAAAGAAAAAAGTAAATACATTTCTTGTTTATCAAAAAGGGGAATTAACAACTGAGTATTATAAAACACCCGAATGTGCAAATAACTTATATAAAATAAATTCGATTACAAAAAGCATTGTATCTATATTAATAGGTATTGCAATCGATAAAGGATATATAAATGATATACATACACCGATTACAGAATGGATTGAAAATGTATCTGAGGAAAAGCAGGATTTGACTCTTTATCATTTATTAACGATGACTACAGGAGAAGATTGGAAAGAGTTCGGAAATGGAGTAGTGTTCCCAAATGATTTTGTAGAATCTGATAACTGGGTGCAGTACATATTAGAAAAACCAATGATTGAAGAACCGGCTACAAAAATGAATTATAACTCAGGCTCTTCGCATTTACTTAGTTACATTATCCAAAAAGCTACTGGAATGCCGACAGAACAGTTTGCGAAAAAATATGTATTTGATCCATTAGAAATTACCGAATATGAGTGGCAGCAAGATCCGCAAGGAATACATGTCGGCGGCTTCGGAATGAAAATGAAGTCTAAAGATTTATTAAAGTTAGGAATATTATGTTTACAAAATGGGTATTGGCAAGAGAATGAAATCATATCATCAAAATGGTTAGAAGAATCAAGTACGGCTCTATTTGAAACGTATGAACATGTCGGGGCGTATGGATATCACTGGTGGGTATTGAATAACGAAAGATTTCACATACCGTACTGTATGTACTTTGCTATGGGATATAGCGGACAATATATCATTATCATTCCGCAGTTAGAGCTCGTTGCAGTAATAAGTAGTCATATGCCAAAACGTGGACTTGTTCCATTAAAATTATTTATTGAACATATACAAGAGAATTGTAATTTTCAACAAGGGCACAAATAA